The proteins below come from a single Corylus avellana chromosome ca3, CavTom2PMs-1.0 genomic window:
- the LOC132173691 gene encoding uncharacterized protein LOC132173691, whose product MSHFKTFISHHFHTLFKPQNPLHRSHITNSCFSHNSLPLSSLFYGTQTASIQIEDPIKPEKGNGKQANKKPLDVMFKEAVSVSLCENAESSESEGENSALKSRLRELESEVRRLKANSRVGNKGLKKSKGKGLYAVFMNQDGCKEGCEERGEEPEEIVEEKGLKESKGKGLYGAFTNQEGCEEGCDERGEEPEESVENKGLKKSKGKSLHATFTNQEACKEGCEERRREEPEVFKELLPDMEVFVSHLYREGYFNNANFLRANKLEFDYFESHYGRGYVRFAAEKFGKDHQEIAKWLSGSDLKKIALFGCPSLEKKNVFAAKRLRKFFEIQENTVCSKCVLKQSCKFVNQSVWTGDTKNLNLAVVMRVIILYALEWVPAGLAVPIDIKDSVSKLLKEVLKLSRSTA is encoded by the exons ATGTCTCACTTCAAAACCTTCATTTCCCACCACTTCCACACCCTCTTTAAACCCCAAAACCCTCTCCACCGTTCTCACATCACCAATTCTTGCTTTTCACACAATTCTCTTCCACTTTCGTCACTCTTTTACGGCACCCAAACAGCTTCAATCCAAATCGAGGACCCAATCAAACCTGAAAAGGGGAATGGGAAGCAAGCAAACAAGAAGCCATTGGATGTTATGTTCAAAGAAGCTGTGAGTGTGAGTTTATGCGAAAATGCTGAAAGCAGCGAAAGCGAAGGAGAAAACAGTGCATTGAAGAGCAGGTTGAGGGAATTGGAGAGCGAGGTGAGACGGCTGAAAGCGAATTCAAGAGTGGGAAATAAGGGATTGAAGAAAAGTAAGGGTAAGGGTTTATATGCAGTGTTTATGAATCAAGATGGTTGCAAGGAAGGGTGTGAGGAGAGGGGGGAAGAGCCGGAAGAGattgtggaagagaagggattGAAGGAAAGTAAGGGTAAGGGTTTATATGGAGCGTTTACAAACCAAGAGGGTTGCGAGGAAGGGTGCGATGAGAGGGGGGAAGAGCCGGAAGAGAGCGTGGAAAATAAGGGATTGAAGAAAAGTAAGGGCAAGAGTTTACATGCTACGTTTACGAATCAAGAGGCTTGCAAGGAAGGGTGCGAGGAGAGGAGGAGGGAAGAGCCAGAGGTTTTTAAAGAGCTCTTGCCAGATATGGAAGTGTTTGTGAGTCATTTGTACAGGGAAGGGTACTTTAACAATGCAAATTTCTTGCGGGCGAATAAGTTGGAATTTGATTATTTTGAGAGTCATTATGGCCGGGGTTATGTGAGGTTTGCGGCCGAGAAGTTTGGCAAGGACCATCAAGAAATTGCAAA ATGGTTGTCAGGCAGTGACTTGAAAAAGATAGCCCTCTTTGGTTGTCCTTCTCTtgaaaaaaagaatgtttttgCTGCTAAAAGACTGCGAAAGTTTTTTGAGATTCAGGAAAACACT GTTTGTAGCAAATGTGTCCTAAAACAATCATGCAAGTTTGTGAATCAGAGTGTGTGGACAGGTGACACCAAGAATTTAAATTTGGCTGTTGTTATGAGAGTTATCATTTTGTATGCTTTGGAATGGGTGCCTGCAGGGCTAGCAGTGCCCATTGATATAAAGGATTCTGTTAGCAAACTGCTGAAGGAGGTTTTGAAGCTAAGTCGAAGCACGGCATGA
- the LOC132174434 gene encoding uncharacterized protein LOC132174434, with protein sequence MIQVYINNNIIHSIDGLQFWIHRWLSGSDLKKIALFGCPSLEKKNVFAAKRLRKFFEIQENTVCSKCVLKQSCKFVNQSVWTGDTKNLNLAVVMRVIILYALEWVPAGLAVPIDIKDSVSKLLKEVLKLSRSTA encoded by the exons ATGATTCAAGTTTATATTAATAACAATATAATCCACAGCATTGATGGACTTCAATTTTGGATTCACAGATGGTTGTCAGGCAGTGACTTGAAAAAGATAGCCCTCTTTGGTTGTCCTTCTCTtgaaaaaaagaatgtttttgCTGCTAAAAGACTGCGAAAGTTTTTTGAGATTCAGGAAAACACT GTTTGTAGCAAATGTGTCCTAAAACAATCATGCAAGTTTGTGAATCAGAGTGTGTGGACAGGTGACACCAAGAATTTAAATTTGGCTGTTGTTATGAGAGTTATCATTTTGTATGCTTTGGAATGGGTGCCTGCAGGGCTAGCAGTGCCCATTGATATAAAGGATTCTGTCAGTAAACTGCTGAAGGAGGTTTTGAAGCTAAGTCGAAGCACGGCATGA